A window from Diachasmimorpha longicaudata isolate KC_UGA_2023 chromosome 5, iyDiaLong2, whole genome shotgun sequence encodes these proteins:
- the LOC135162162 gene encoding zinc finger protein 512B-like, producing the protein MKILVVVASVLVLTSAIRVDSKVKKEIKGSKATRRQDNGVLRLSYGLPQEPSHVYGPPSEPHPVHEHPVPDNQHLLPQDHQQWIPQEQHHHHLIPQEQHHLVPQDGLHQHQIPQDHQDHILFPHLHPVAHPIPAVPVPHPVPVPQPVPVGVPQPVPVAVPVVQTVTKPVAVPYPVDRPYPVPVDRPVAVPVAVSVPKPYPVHVEKVVHVDRPYPVPVEKYIQVPVHVDRPVPVHVLKPYPVHVEKLVPVDKPYPVHVAVPVHVPKPYPVPVAIHYKAHHHHGGW; encoded by the exons ATGAAGATACTTGTG GTTGTGGCGTCAGTGCTGGTGTTGACATCAGCAATCAGAGTAGATTCCAAGGTAAAGAAGGAGATAAAAGGGAGCAAAGCAACTAGGAGACAGGATAATGGAGTTCTGCGACTGAGCTATGGATTACCACAGGAGCCCTCCCACGTCTATGGACCTCCATCAGAACCACATCCGGTTCATGAACATCCTGTGCCGGATAATCAACATCTATTACCTCAGGACCATCAGCAGTGGATTCCTCAAGAGCAACATCACCATCACTTGATACCGCAGGAGCAGCATCATCTTGTGCCTCAGGATGGTCTGCATCAACATCAGATTCCTCAAGACCATCAGGATCACATCCTATTTCCTCATTTACATCCTGTAGCTCATCCTATCC CTGCTGTTCCTGTGCCACACCCGGTTCCAGTCCCCCAGCCGGTGCCCGTGGGAGTCCCCCAGCCGGTTCCAGTCGCCGTTCCAGTTGTTCAGACTGTTACGAAACCAGTGGCGGTTCCCTATCCCGTTGACAGACCGTATCCAGTGCCAGTTGATCGGCCAGTGGCGGTTCCCGTGGCAGTTTCTGTTCCTAAACCCTACCCAGTGCATGTCGAAAAAGTCGTTCATGTTGACAGGCCTTATCCCGTACCTGTGGAGAAGTATATTCAGGTACCAGTGCATGTCGATCGACCTGTACCTGTTCACGTCCTCAAACCTTATCCCGTTCACGTAGAGAAACTGGTTCCAGTGGACAAACCCTATCCTGTCCACGTGGCTGTTCCTGTTCATGTGCCCAAACCCTATCCTGTTCCTGTGGCCATTCATTACAAAGCCCATCATCATCATGGTGGATGGTAG
- the LOC135162161 gene encoding uncharacterized protein LOC135162161 yields the protein MKELLILSFMLGPAVPLDPRDLKFKRSLFPLASGWSSVPVPPDFDSLTAWPAAEAPWRTLRASPESLQSLQPPQGWTTLAGPQPPPPVVISKHTVIEKPVAVPRAVIVERRIPIQVEKLIPYPVDRIVNKPVPVAIPHPVPYPVDRPVQVPVRQTVAVPIQQPYAVPVTVRQGVPYAVPIPVILTSQGLITAPSISLPPPQNAQTGLSLPLSVLPPLAINTALGQGAQVPPPEVLPALGDPGLGPVIDSNLLLRPQPQGDLLAWDPPAPALLNDISVQSPLLKWKRSHDEKKEEQKTEKE from the exons ATGAAGGAGCTTTTA ataTTATCGTTCATGTTGGGCCCGGCCGTCCCATTAGATCCTCgggatttaaaattcaaacgtAGTCTATTTCCACTAGCGTCAGGATGGAGTAGTGTTCCAGTTCCACCGGATTTCGACAGCCTGACGGCATGGCCCGCTGCTGAAGCTCCTTGGAGAACCCTCAGAGCATCTCCAGAATCACTTCAATCCCTTCAACCTCCTCAAGG GTGGACTACTCTGGCAGGACCACAACCGCCTCCTCCAGTTGTGATATCTAAACATACGGTAATTGAGAAACCCGTGGCAGTGCCCAGAGCTGTCATTGTTGAGAGGCGTATACCTATTcaagtggaaaaattgattccatATCCTGTGGACAGGATTGTTAATAAGCCTGTCCCTGTTGCCATACCTCAT CCGGTTCCTTATCCGGTGGATCGACCTGTCCAAGTCCCGGTGCGTCAGACAGTGGCAGTTCCCATTCAACAACCCTACGCAGTTCCGGTGACAGTTCGCCAAGGAGTTCCCTATGCTGTCCCCATCCCTGTTATATTGACTTCCCAAGGTCTTATTACTGCTCCAAGCATTAGCCTACCTCCTCCACAAAATGCACAGACTGGTTTATCCCTTCCCCTCTCCGTACTCCCCCCACTAGCAATAAATACAGCTCTGGGTCAAGGTGCACAAGTCCCGCCACCTGAAGTACTCCCGGCCCTGGGCGACCCTGGCCTTGGCCCTGTCATCGACAGCAACCTCCTTCTTCGCCCGCAACCCCAAGGTGACCTTTTGGCCTGGGACCCACCTGCGCCGGCACTTTTGAATGATATTTCCGTGCAGTCACCTCTACTCAAGTGGAAGAGGAGTCATGACGAGAAGAAGGAGGAACAGAAAACAGAAAAAGAATAG
- the Sec5 gene encoding exocyst complex component 2 has translation MVPPPVVTGISPKEGPPGTRVTVRGEFLGNRAQDLIGLTICGCDCLLSAEWKSPNKIVARSGPCKGRGDIIVTTRMGGQGSSTVQFRGYHETIGPMKESAVWVEEAPVQSFVWGRRALSPTNYQQEDPLGLSVEGNDTKKFPEDDLCELFGESNGELTSEKFHPGWFLLQHHHATSLDDLKAGLAYLRRKVNSQKEGQLSFLKANVGSVMEQLETIVLLKEQFEADVRKFGDDPTVKLELAIKTSMEEANKLFDDVLARRDRADATRSALSVMQRYRFLFCMPVNIEKNIKRGNYDLVINDYARVKNLFGNTDVEIFKKVLVEIEKKIDMLRDILRKKLEEIPFALERQKKIIRHLVNLEAEGDPAWEAIVSHAAYLDKNISGCLQDYFADNGHEEGVGRHRGNNLTPISADRLRMFRNDANCNVPSRVLCIEAICDVVAEQLPDLWRLGQSYFTGQLHVAVDIEKQGPFKNLVLNCIQRASEAMKESCGRDLTPAWLMHSLRCVRQMYAALIHLDLPSEALDIFGKFLFDLRLQCLVALFKQTAENVGALQRKETWQLEYLPNEDGGVTKLPCLFEEMVMEVSDLARETAIACGPRETPLLDNIAPQALFHNSVKTLFVAFSRCLQQLAFSGSEEANDEDDVSQLVSSPAVYRSREKQRGPATPTWEKCLLITLSNIRYTMNTVLPRVVEALQSKGYPDLSSADGWRKDWTQLETLDTAVLDAYLERRCDPLVGTIEPSMYLGRLEWDSDVEPTHIRPYAQEALANLIAVHAEVTRVSPGLLKRVLSHIVETIAEELARLMSCVRKFGPSGIIQARADITLLRNALLIYSTPRASTFFEEALDAVPPTKNATDASRIEALLSKVTSSMQLQIRCLAERPKSAQISQNEDPNRTTVV, from the exons ATGGTTCCACCTCCTGTAGTAACTGGGATATCACCCAAGGAAGGTCCTCCAGGCACTAGAGTCACCGTTCGTGGTGAATTTCTGGGAAATAGAGCACAGGATTTGATAG gaTTGACAATCTGCGGTTGCGACTGTCTTCTCTCCGCGGAATGGAAGTCCCCGAACAAGATCGTAGCGCGTTCAGGGCCCTGCAAGGGCCGTGGTGACATAATTGTGACAACTCGGATGGGAGGTCAGGGTTCCTCGACAGTTCAGTTCCGTGGGTACCACGAGACCATCGGTCCGATGAAAGAGTCCGCTGTTTGGGTTGAAGAGGCCCCAGTGCAGAGCTTCGTCTGGGGTCGCAGGGCACTGTCCCCCACAAACTACCAGCAGGAGGACCCCTTGGGCCTCAGTGTGGAAGGCAACGACACCAAGAAATTCCCAGAGGATGACCTCTGCGAGCTTTTCGGGGAGAGCAATGGTGAACTGACCTCAGAGAAGTTCCACCCAGGGTGGTTCCTCCTTCAGCATCATCATGCCACATCCCTGGACGATCTGAAGGCGGGACTAGCCTACCTCCGGCGTAAAGTCAATTCTCAGAAGGAGGGACAGCTCTCATTCCTGAAGGCCAACGTAGGGTCAGTCATGGAGCAGTTGGAGACTATTGTCCTGCTCAAGGAGCAGTTTGAGGCAGACGTCAGGAAATTTGGAGACGATCCCACTGTGAAACTCGAGCTGGCGATCAAAACATCCATGGAGGAAGCAAATAAACTTTTTGATGATGTATTGGCTAGGAGGGATAGAGCGGATGCCACCAGAAGTGCTCTCTCAGTCATGCAGCGTTACAGATTCCTCTTCTGCATGCCTGTGAATATCGAGAAGAATATAAAGAGGGGAAATTATGATTTGGTCATTAATGATTATGCCAGAGTGAAAAATCTATTTG GTAATACTGatgttgaaatatttaaaaaggtCCTAGTGGAGATTGAGAAGAAGATAGACATGCTACGCGATATTCTTAGAAAGAAATTAGAGGAGATTCCCTTCGCATTGGAGAGACAGAAGAAAATCATTCGACATTTGGTGAATCTCGAGGCGGAGGGAGATCCCGCCTGGGAGGCCATCGTTTCCCACGCTGCCTATTTAGACAAAAACATCTCAGGATGTCTGCAAGACTACTTCGCAGACAATGGCCACGAGGAGGGGGTGGGCAGGCATAGAGGCAACAATTTAACGCCTATTTCTGCTGATCGGTTGAGAATGTTCAGGAACGATGCTAATTGTAATGTGCCTTCCAGAGTGTTATGTATTGAAGCTATTTGCGACGTTGTGGCTGAGCAGTTGCCTGATTTATGGAGATTGGGCCAGAGTTACTTCACTGGACAGCTACATGTGGCTGTGGACATCGAGAAACAAGGACCTTTCAAGAACCTCGTGCTGAACTGCATTCAGAGGGCCAGTGAGGCCATGAAGGAGAGCTGTGGAAGAGACCTGACACCTGCTTGGCTGATGCACAGTCTGAGATGTGTCAGGCAAATGTATGCTGCTCTTATTCATCTGGATTTGCCGAGTGAAGCGCtcgatatttttggaaaatttttgtttgatcTTAG attgCAATGTTTGGTAGCTCTTTTCAAACAAACTGCTGAAAACGTTGGAGCCTTACAGAGGAAGGAAACCTGGCAATTAGAATATTTGCCCAACGAAGATGGTGGAGTAACAAAACTACCATGCTTGTTCGAAGAAATGGTGATGGAGGTGTCTGATCTTGCTCGAGAAACTGCCATTGCATGTGGACCTAGGGAAACACCACTCCTAGATAATATCGCACCTCAAGCTCTCTTTCATAATTCAGTCAAGACACTCTTCGTAGCATTTTCCCGGTGTCTACAACAATTAGCCTTCAGTGGTAGTGAAGAGGCTAATGATGAGGATGATGTTTCCCAGCTAGTGAGCTCACCTGCAGTCTACAGATCCAGGGAAAAGCAAAGAGGACCTGCGACtccg ACATGGGAGAAGTGTTTGCTGATAACCCTCAGTAATATTCGATATACCATGAATACTGTGCTGCCAAGAGTAGTGGAGGCTTTACAGTCTAAGGGATATCCAGATTTGTCGTCTGCTGATGGTTGGAGAAAAGACTGGACGCAGTTGGAGACTCTGGACACTGCAGTGTTGGACGCCTATCTTGAGAGAAGATGTGACCCTCTTGTGGGGACCATTGAACCTAGTATGTACCTGGGACGCCTTGAATGGGACTCCGACGTGGAACCAACTCACATCAGACCTTACGCTCAAGAGGCACTGGCTAATCTCATTGCTGTCCATGCAGAG GTTACGAGAGTGTCTCCTGGCCTCTTAAAACGAGTTCTGTCCCACATTGTCGAGACGATAGCGGAGGAACTGGCAAGACTGATGTCTTGTGTGAGGAAATTCGGGCCTTCTGGAATTATTCAAGCCCGAGCTGACATCACATTGTTGAGGAATGCTCTGTTAATTTATAGCACACCTCGAGCAAG CACGTTCTTCGAAGAAGCTCTAGA